In the Mastomys coucha isolate ucsf_1 unplaced genomic scaffold, UCSF_Mcou_1 pScaffold18, whole genome shotgun sequence genome, one interval contains:
- the Ccdc163 gene encoding transmembrane protein CCDC163 isoform X5, producing the protein MSRSPSWSDQVHAVLSSTDENMARIKQSLYPLRVSSTDRPCSCPFPIPSIGNLADSWISPHHLPPQPGAQAQQPWALKSPIGERLSCTEAHSSSLWDEVTKLRSQLQAQAQVTEALRHSVQSLLKDREQQIFKISTLEASLKLLQGSPKGRALLEQRLEGLRKELQGLRSQVQELVQTQMKTRPGKFGTTSGFHQELHNDRHQLLWEESEILREELKLLRDQLSQHQELLLEQIAEGRQVQARSWKTLEHLQSDQMGKVHTLDVTRTEAHGAQQEEPHLLRNSVHAQQSKLPLATIFAMSLSSSSSEVSLPDCGRSWELLKKLDRELQNNSLSNLESVSSQFHARSLRQEDLFLQGPEIFQSDL; encoded by the exons ATGAGCAGGAGCCCTAGCTGGTCTGATCAGGTTCATGCGGTGCTCAGTTCAACTGATGAAAATATGGCCCGGATTAAG cagAGTTTGTATCCCCTCCGAGTTTCCTCTACAG ACAGACCCTGCTCTTGTCCCTTCCCTATTCCCTCAATAGGGAACCTGGCTGACAGCTGGATTTCCCCTCATCACTTACCTCCTCAGCCAGGGGCCCAAGCTCAACAGCCTTGGGCTCTAAAATCTCCCATTGGAGAGAGACTGAGCTGTACTGAAGCCCACAGCTCCTCTCTCTGGGATGAAGTTACAAAACTCCGATCACAGcttcaggctcaggctcag GTGACTGAGGCGCTAAGGCATTCTGTGCAGAGCCTCTTGAAGGATCGGGAGCAACAGATATTCAAGATCAGTACTCTAGAAG CATCACTAAAACTGCTGCAGGGGAGCCCAAAAGGGAGAGCCCTTCTGGAGCAACGCCTGGAAGGGTTGAGAAAAGAACTGCAGGGCCTTCGGAGTCAGGTTCAAGAGTTAGTCCAAACCCAAATGAAAACAAGACCAGGAAAGTTCGGTACTACCAGTGGCTTTCACCAAGAGCTTCACAATGA tagGCACCAACTTTTGTGGGAAGAGTCAGAGATTCTTCGGGAGGAACTGAAGTTGCTTCGAGACCAGCTGA GCCAACATCAGGAGCTGTTGCTGGAACAGATAGCCGAGGGGCGCCAGGTTCAGGCCCGCAGCTGGAAG ACGTTAGAACACCTACAGAGTGACCAGATGGGCAAGGTTCATACCTTGGATGTTACCAGGACAGAGGCCCATGGTGCCCAACAAGAAGAGCCTCACCTCCTCAG GAACTCTGTTCATGCCCAGCAATCTAAGCTGCCTTTGGCCACCATCTTTGCCATGTCTCTTTCTTCATCCAGTTCTGAAGTCAGTCTCCCCGACTGTGGCCGTAGCTGGGAACTTTTAAAGAAACTGGATAGGG AACTCCAGAACAACTCCCTTTCTAACCTGGAATCCGTCAGCTCTCAGTTCCATGCCCGGAGTCTTAGGCAAGAGGACCTGTTCCTTCAGGGCCCCGAGATCTTCCAGAGTGACCTGTAA
- the Ccdc163 gene encoding transmembrane protein CCDC163 isoform X8: MSRSPSWSDQVHAVLSSTDENMARIKQSLYPLRVSSTDRPCSCPFPIPSIGNLADSWISPHHLPPQPGAQAQQPWALKSPIGERLSCTEAHSSSLWDEVTKLRSQLQAQAQVTEALRHSVQSLLKDREQQIFKISTLEASLKLLQGSPKGRALLEQRLEGLRKELQGLRSQVQELVQTQMKTRPGKFGTTSGFHQELHNEHQLLWEESEILREELKLLRDQLSQHQELLLEQIAEGRQVQARSWKTLEHLQSDQMGKVHTLDVTRTEAHGAQQEEPHLLSSEVSLPDCGRSWELLKKLDRELQNNSLSNLESVSSQFHARSLRQEDLFLQGPEIFQSDL; the protein is encoded by the exons ATGAGCAGGAGCCCTAGCTGGTCTGATCAGGTTCATGCGGTGCTCAGTTCAACTGATGAAAATATGGCCCGGATTAAG cagAGTTTGTATCCCCTCCGAGTTTCCTCTACAG ACAGACCCTGCTCTTGTCCCTTCCCTATTCCCTCAATAGGGAACCTGGCTGACAGCTGGATTTCCCCTCATCACTTACCTCCTCAGCCAGGGGCCCAAGCTCAACAGCCTTGGGCTCTAAAATCTCCCATTGGAGAGAGACTGAGCTGTACTGAAGCCCACAGCTCCTCTCTCTGGGATGAAGTTACAAAACTCCGATCACAGcttcaggctcaggctcag GTGACTGAGGCGCTAAGGCATTCTGTGCAGAGCCTCTTGAAGGATCGGGAGCAACAGATATTCAAGATCAGTACTCTAGAAG CATCACTAAAACTGCTGCAGGGGAGCCCAAAAGGGAGAGCCCTTCTGGAGCAACGCCTGGAAGGGTTGAGAAAAGAACTGCAGGGCCTTCGGAGTCAGGTTCAAGAGTTAGTCCAAACCCAAATGAAAACAAGACCAGGAAAGTTCGGTACTACCAGTGGCTTTCACCAAGAGCTTCACAATGA GCACCAACTTTTGTGGGAAGAGTCAGAGATTCTTCGGGAGGAACTGAAGTTGCTTCGAGACCAGCTGA GCCAACATCAGGAGCTGTTGCTGGAACAGATAGCCGAGGGGCGCCAGGTTCAGGCCCGCAGCTGGAAG ACGTTAGAACACCTACAGAGTGACCAGATGGGCAAGGTTCATACCTTGGATGTTACCAGGACAGAGGCCCATGGTGCCCAACAAGAAGAGCCTCACCTCCTCAG TTCTGAAGTCAGTCTCCCCGACTGTGGCCGTAGCTGGGAACTTTTAAAGAAACTGGATAGGG AACTCCAGAACAACTCCCTTTCTAACCTGGAATCCGTCAGCTCTCAGTTCCATGCCCGGAGTCTTAGGCAAGAGGACCTGTTCCTTCAGGGCCCCGAGATCTTCCAGAGTGACCTGTAA
- the Ccdc163 gene encoding transmembrane protein CCDC163 isoform X6, producing MSRSPSWSDQVHAVLSSTDENMARIKQSLYPLRVSSTGNLADSWISPHHLPPQPGAQAQQPWALKSPIGERLSCTEAHSSSLWDEVTKLRSQLQAQAQVTEALRHSVQSLLKDREQQIFKISTLEASLKLLQGSPKGRALLEQRLEGLRKELQGLRSQVQELVQTQMKTRPGKFGTTSGFHQELHNDRHQLLWEESEILREELKLLRDQLSQHQELLLEQIAEGRQVQARSWKTLEHLQSDQMGKVHTLDVTRTEAHGAQQEEPHLLRNSVHAQQSKLPLATIFAMSLSSSSSEVSLPDCGRSWELLKKLDRELQNNSLSNLESVSSQFHARSLRQEDLFLQGPEIFQSDL from the exons ATGAGCAGGAGCCCTAGCTGGTCTGATCAGGTTCATGCGGTGCTCAGTTCAACTGATGAAAATATGGCCCGGATTAAG cagAGTTTGTATCCCCTCCGAGTTTCCTCTACAG GGAACCTGGCTGACAGCTGGATTTCCCCTCATCACTTACCTCCTCAGCCAGGGGCCCAAGCTCAACAGCCTTGGGCTCTAAAATCTCCCATTGGAGAGAGACTGAGCTGTACTGAAGCCCACAGCTCCTCTCTCTGGGATGAAGTTACAAAACTCCGATCACAGcttcaggctcaggctcag GTGACTGAGGCGCTAAGGCATTCTGTGCAGAGCCTCTTGAAGGATCGGGAGCAACAGATATTCAAGATCAGTACTCTAGAAG CATCACTAAAACTGCTGCAGGGGAGCCCAAAAGGGAGAGCCCTTCTGGAGCAACGCCTGGAAGGGTTGAGAAAAGAACTGCAGGGCCTTCGGAGTCAGGTTCAAGAGTTAGTCCAAACCCAAATGAAAACAAGACCAGGAAAGTTCGGTACTACCAGTGGCTTTCACCAAGAGCTTCACAATGA tagGCACCAACTTTTGTGGGAAGAGTCAGAGATTCTTCGGGAGGAACTGAAGTTGCTTCGAGACCAGCTGA GCCAACATCAGGAGCTGTTGCTGGAACAGATAGCCGAGGGGCGCCAGGTTCAGGCCCGCAGCTGGAAG ACGTTAGAACACCTACAGAGTGACCAGATGGGCAAGGTTCATACCTTGGATGTTACCAGGACAGAGGCCCATGGTGCCCAACAAGAAGAGCCTCACCTCCTCAG GAACTCTGTTCATGCCCAGCAATCTAAGCTGCCTTTGGCCACCATCTTTGCCATGTCTCTTTCTTCATCCAGTTCTGAAGTCAGTCTCCCCGACTGTGGCCGTAGCTGGGAACTTTTAAAGAAACTGGATAGGG AACTCCAGAACAACTCCCTTTCTAACCTGGAATCCGTCAGCTCTCAGTTCCATGCCCGGAGTCTTAGGCAAGAGGACCTGTTCCTTCAGGGCCCCGAGATCTTCCAGAGTGACCTGTAA
- the Ccdc163 gene encoding transmembrane protein CCDC163 isoform X7, whose product MSRSPSWSDQVHAVLSSTDENMARIKQSLYPLRVSSTGNLADSWISPHHLPPQPGAQAQQPWALKSPIGERLSCTEAHSSSLWDEVTKLRSQLQAQAQVTEALRHSVQSLLKDREQQIFKISTLEASLKLLQGSPKGRALLEQRLEGLRKELQGLRSQVQELVQTQMKTRPGKFGTTSGFHQELHNEHQLLWEESEILREELKLLRDQLSQHQELLLEQIAEGRQVQARSWKTLEHLQSDQMGKVHTLDVTRTEAHGAQQEEPHLLRNSVHAQQSKLPLATIFAMSLSSSSSEVSLPDCGRSWELLKKLDRELQNNSLSNLESVSSQFHARSLRQEDLFLQGPEIFQSDL is encoded by the exons ATGAGCAGGAGCCCTAGCTGGTCTGATCAGGTTCATGCGGTGCTCAGTTCAACTGATGAAAATATGGCCCGGATTAAG cagAGTTTGTATCCCCTCCGAGTTTCCTCTACAG GGAACCTGGCTGACAGCTGGATTTCCCCTCATCACTTACCTCCTCAGCCAGGGGCCCAAGCTCAACAGCCTTGGGCTCTAAAATCTCCCATTGGAGAGAGACTGAGCTGTACTGAAGCCCACAGCTCCTCTCTCTGGGATGAAGTTACAAAACTCCGATCACAGcttcaggctcaggctcag GTGACTGAGGCGCTAAGGCATTCTGTGCAGAGCCTCTTGAAGGATCGGGAGCAACAGATATTCAAGATCAGTACTCTAGAAG CATCACTAAAACTGCTGCAGGGGAGCCCAAAAGGGAGAGCCCTTCTGGAGCAACGCCTGGAAGGGTTGAGAAAAGAACTGCAGGGCCTTCGGAGTCAGGTTCAAGAGTTAGTCCAAACCCAAATGAAAACAAGACCAGGAAAGTTCGGTACTACCAGTGGCTTTCACCAAGAGCTTCACAATGA GCACCAACTTTTGTGGGAAGAGTCAGAGATTCTTCGGGAGGAACTGAAGTTGCTTCGAGACCAGCTGA GCCAACATCAGGAGCTGTTGCTGGAACAGATAGCCGAGGGGCGCCAGGTTCAGGCCCGCAGCTGGAAG ACGTTAGAACACCTACAGAGTGACCAGATGGGCAAGGTTCATACCTTGGATGTTACCAGGACAGAGGCCCATGGTGCCCAACAAGAAGAGCCTCACCTCCTCAG GAACTCTGTTCATGCCCAGCAATCTAAGCTGCCTTTGGCCACCATCTTTGCCATGTCTCTTTCTTCATCCAGTTCTGAAGTCAGTCTCCCCGACTGTGGCCGTAGCTGGGAACTTTTAAAGAAACTGGATAGGG AACTCCAGAACAACTCCCTTTCTAACCTGGAATCCGTCAGCTCTCAGTTCCATGCCCGGAGTCTTAGGCAAGAGGACCTGTTCCTTCAGGGCCCCGAGATCTTCCAGAGTGACCTGTAA
- the Ccdc163 gene encoding transmembrane protein CCDC163 isoform X9, translating to MSRSPSWSDQVHAVLSSTDENMARIKQSLYPLRVSSTGNLADSWISPHHLPPQPGAQAQQPWALKSPIGERLSCTEAHSSSLWDEVTKLRSQLQAQAQVTEALRHSVQSLLKDREQQIFKISTLEASLKLLQGSPKGRALLEQRLEGLRKELQGLRSQVQELVQTQMKTRPGKFGTTSGFHQELHNEHQLLWEESEILREELKLLRDQLSQHQELLLEQIAEGRQVQARSWKTLEHLQSDQMGKVHTLDVTRTEAHGAQQEEPHLLSSEVSLPDCGRSWELLKKLDRELQNNSLSNLESVSSQFHARSLRQEDLFLQGPEIFQSDL from the exons ATGAGCAGGAGCCCTAGCTGGTCTGATCAGGTTCATGCGGTGCTCAGTTCAACTGATGAAAATATGGCCCGGATTAAG cagAGTTTGTATCCCCTCCGAGTTTCCTCTACAG GGAACCTGGCTGACAGCTGGATTTCCCCTCATCACTTACCTCCTCAGCCAGGGGCCCAAGCTCAACAGCCTTGGGCTCTAAAATCTCCCATTGGAGAGAGACTGAGCTGTACTGAAGCCCACAGCTCCTCTCTCTGGGATGAAGTTACAAAACTCCGATCACAGcttcaggctcaggctcag GTGACTGAGGCGCTAAGGCATTCTGTGCAGAGCCTCTTGAAGGATCGGGAGCAACAGATATTCAAGATCAGTACTCTAGAAG CATCACTAAAACTGCTGCAGGGGAGCCCAAAAGGGAGAGCCCTTCTGGAGCAACGCCTGGAAGGGTTGAGAAAAGAACTGCAGGGCCTTCGGAGTCAGGTTCAAGAGTTAGTCCAAACCCAAATGAAAACAAGACCAGGAAAGTTCGGTACTACCAGTGGCTTTCACCAAGAGCTTCACAATGA GCACCAACTTTTGTGGGAAGAGTCAGAGATTCTTCGGGAGGAACTGAAGTTGCTTCGAGACCAGCTGA GCCAACATCAGGAGCTGTTGCTGGAACAGATAGCCGAGGGGCGCCAGGTTCAGGCCCGCAGCTGGAAG ACGTTAGAACACCTACAGAGTGACCAGATGGGCAAGGTTCATACCTTGGATGTTACCAGGACAGAGGCCCATGGTGCCCAACAAGAAGAGCCTCACCTCCTCAG TTCTGAAGTCAGTCTCCCCGACTGTGGCCGTAGCTGGGAACTTTTAAAGAAACTGGATAGGG AACTCCAGAACAACTCCCTTTCTAACCTGGAATCCGTCAGCTCTCAGTTCCATGCCCGGAGTCTTAGGCAAGAGGACCTGTTCCTTCAGGGCCCCGAGATCTTCCAGAGTGACCTGTAA
- the Ccdc163 gene encoding transmembrane protein CCDC163 isoform X3, translated as MSRSPSWSDQVHAVLSSTDENMARIKSLLSLSACLYHSHFCTNSSYFPSEALISHTDRPCSCPFPIPSIGNLADSWISPHHLPPQPGAQAQQPWALKSPIGERLSCTEAHSSSLWDEVTKLRSQLQAQAQVTEALRHSVQSLLKDREQQIFKISTLEASLKLLQGSPKGRALLEQRLEGLRKELQGLRSQVQELVQTQMKTRPGKFGTTSGFHQELHNDRHQLLWEESEILREELKLLRDQLSQHQELLLEQIAEGRQVQARSWKTLEHLQSDQMGKVHTLDVTRTEAHGAQQEEPHLLRNSVHAQQSKLPLATIFAMSLSSSSSEVSLPDCGRSWELLKKLDRELQNNSLSNLESVSSQFHARSLRQEDLFLQGPEIFQSDL; from the exons ATGAGCAGGAGCCCTAGCTGGTCTGATCAGGTTCATGCGGTGCTCAGTTCAACTGATGAAAATATGGCCCGGATTAAG agCCTCCTTTCTTTGAGCGCCTGCCTGTACCACTCACATTTCTGTACAAATTCCAGCTACTTTCCTTCTGAAGCCCTGATTTCCCACACAGACAGACCCTGCTCTTGTCCCTTCCCTATTCCCTCAATAGGGAACCTGGCTGACAGCTGGATTTCCCCTCATCACTTACCTCCTCAGCCAGGGGCCCAAGCTCAACAGCCTTGGGCTCTAAAATCTCCCATTGGAGAGAGACTGAGCTGTACTGAAGCCCACAGCTCCTCTCTCTGGGATGAAGTTACAAAACTCCGATCACAGcttcaggctcaggctcag GTGACTGAGGCGCTAAGGCATTCTGTGCAGAGCCTCTTGAAGGATCGGGAGCAACAGATATTCAAGATCAGTACTCTAGAAG CATCACTAAAACTGCTGCAGGGGAGCCCAAAAGGGAGAGCCCTTCTGGAGCAACGCCTGGAAGGGTTGAGAAAAGAACTGCAGGGCCTTCGGAGTCAGGTTCAAGAGTTAGTCCAAACCCAAATGAAAACAAGACCAGGAAAGTTCGGTACTACCAGTGGCTTTCACCAAGAGCTTCACAATGA tagGCACCAACTTTTGTGGGAAGAGTCAGAGATTCTTCGGGAGGAACTGAAGTTGCTTCGAGACCAGCTGA GCCAACATCAGGAGCTGTTGCTGGAACAGATAGCCGAGGGGCGCCAGGTTCAGGCCCGCAGCTGGAAG ACGTTAGAACACCTACAGAGTGACCAGATGGGCAAGGTTCATACCTTGGATGTTACCAGGACAGAGGCCCATGGTGCCCAACAAGAAGAGCCTCACCTCCTCAG GAACTCTGTTCATGCCCAGCAATCTAAGCTGCCTTTGGCCACCATCTTTGCCATGTCTCTTTCTTCATCCAGTTCTGAAGTCAGTCTCCCCGACTGTGGCCGTAGCTGGGAACTTTTAAAGAAACTGGATAGGG AACTCCAGAACAACTCCCTTTCTAACCTGGAATCCGTCAGCTCTCAGTTCCATGCCCGGAGTCTTAGGCAAGAGGACCTGTTCCTTCAGGGCCCCGAGATCTTCCAGAGTGACCTGTAA
- the Ccdc163 gene encoding transmembrane protein CCDC163 isoform X1, with the protein MRCSVQLMKIWPGLSRVCIPSEFPLQVSIVPFSSQSLLSLSACLYHSHFCTNSSYFPSEALISHTDRPCSCPFPIPSIGNLADSWISPHHLPPQPGAQAQQPWALKSPIGERLSCTEAHSSSLWDEVTKLRSQLQAQAQVTEALRHSVQSLLKDREQQIFKISTLEASLKLLQGSPKGRALLEQRLEGLRKELQGLRSQVQELVQTQMKTRPGKFGTTSGFHQELHNDRHQLLWEESEILREELKLLRDQLSQHQELLLEQIAEGRQVQARSWKTLEHLQSDQMGKVHTLDVTRTEAHGAQQEEPHLLRNSVHAQQSKLPLATIFAMSLSSSSSEVSLPDCGRSWELLKKLDRELQNNSLSNLESVSSQFHARSLRQEDLFLQGPEIFQSDL; encoded by the exons ATGCGGTGCTCAGTTCAACTGATGAAAATATGGCCCGGATTAAG cagAGTTTGTATCCCCTCCGAGTTTCCTCTACAGGTAAGTAttgtccctttctcttctcagagCCTCCTTTCTTTGAGCGCCTGCCTGTACCACTCACATTTCTGTACAAATTCCAGCTACTTTCCTTCTGAAGCCCTGATTTCCCACACAGACAGACCCTGCTCTTGTCCCTTCCCTATTCCCTCAATAGGGAACCTGGCTGACAGCTGGATTTCCCCTCATCACTTACCTCCTCAGCCAGGGGCCCAAGCTCAACAGCCTTGGGCTCTAAAATCTCCCATTGGAGAGAGACTGAGCTGTACTGAAGCCCACAGCTCCTCTCTCTGGGATGAAGTTACAAAACTCCGATCACAGcttcaggctcaggctcag GTGACTGAGGCGCTAAGGCATTCTGTGCAGAGCCTCTTGAAGGATCGGGAGCAACAGATATTCAAGATCAGTACTCTAGAAG CATCACTAAAACTGCTGCAGGGGAGCCCAAAAGGGAGAGCCCTTCTGGAGCAACGCCTGGAAGGGTTGAGAAAAGAACTGCAGGGCCTTCGGAGTCAGGTTCAAGAGTTAGTCCAAACCCAAATGAAAACAAGACCAGGAAAGTTCGGTACTACCAGTGGCTTTCACCAAGAGCTTCACAATGA tagGCACCAACTTTTGTGGGAAGAGTCAGAGATTCTTCGGGAGGAACTGAAGTTGCTTCGAGACCAGCTGA GCCAACATCAGGAGCTGTTGCTGGAACAGATAGCCGAGGGGCGCCAGGTTCAGGCCCGCAGCTGGAAG ACGTTAGAACACCTACAGAGTGACCAGATGGGCAAGGTTCATACCTTGGATGTTACCAGGACAGAGGCCCATGGTGCCCAACAAGAAGAGCCTCACCTCCTCAG GAACTCTGTTCATGCCCAGCAATCTAAGCTGCCTTTGGCCACCATCTTTGCCATGTCTCTTTCTTCATCCAGTTCTGAAGTCAGTCTCCCCGACTGTGGCCGTAGCTGGGAACTTTTAAAGAAACTGGATAGGG AACTCCAGAACAACTCCCTTTCTAACCTGGAATCCGTCAGCTCTCAGTTCCATGCCCGGAGTCTTAGGCAAGAGGACCTGTTCCTTCAGGGCCCCGAGATCTTCCAGAGTGACCTGTAA
- the Ccdc163 gene encoding transmembrane protein CCDC163 isoform X2, translating into MRCSVQLMKIWPGLSRVCIPSEFPLQVSIVPFSSQSLLSLSACLYHSHFCTNSSYFPSEALISHTDRPCSCPFPIPSIGNLADSWISPHHLPPQPGAQAQQPWALKSPIGERLSCTEAHSSSLWDEVTKLRSQLQAQAQVTEALRHSVQSLLKDREQQIFKISTLEASLKLLQGSPKGRALLEQRLEGLRKELQGLRSQVQELVQTQMKTRPGKFGTTSGFHQELHNEHQLLWEESEILREELKLLRDQLSQHQELLLEQIAEGRQVQARSWKTLEHLQSDQMGKVHTLDVTRTEAHGAQQEEPHLLRNSVHAQQSKLPLATIFAMSLSSSSSEVSLPDCGRSWELLKKLDRELQNNSLSNLESVSSQFHARSLRQEDLFLQGPEIFQSDL; encoded by the exons ATGCGGTGCTCAGTTCAACTGATGAAAATATGGCCCGGATTAAG cagAGTTTGTATCCCCTCCGAGTTTCCTCTACAGGTAAGTAttgtccctttctcttctcagagCCTCCTTTCTTTGAGCGCCTGCCTGTACCACTCACATTTCTGTACAAATTCCAGCTACTTTCCTTCTGAAGCCCTGATTTCCCACACAGACAGACCCTGCTCTTGTCCCTTCCCTATTCCCTCAATAGGGAACCTGGCTGACAGCTGGATTTCCCCTCATCACTTACCTCCTCAGCCAGGGGCCCAAGCTCAACAGCCTTGGGCTCTAAAATCTCCCATTGGAGAGAGACTGAGCTGTACTGAAGCCCACAGCTCCTCTCTCTGGGATGAAGTTACAAAACTCCGATCACAGcttcaggctcaggctcag GTGACTGAGGCGCTAAGGCATTCTGTGCAGAGCCTCTTGAAGGATCGGGAGCAACAGATATTCAAGATCAGTACTCTAGAAG CATCACTAAAACTGCTGCAGGGGAGCCCAAAAGGGAGAGCCCTTCTGGAGCAACGCCTGGAAGGGTTGAGAAAAGAACTGCAGGGCCTTCGGAGTCAGGTTCAAGAGTTAGTCCAAACCCAAATGAAAACAAGACCAGGAAAGTTCGGTACTACCAGTGGCTTTCACCAAGAGCTTCACAATGA GCACCAACTTTTGTGGGAAGAGTCAGAGATTCTTCGGGAGGAACTGAAGTTGCTTCGAGACCAGCTGA GCCAACATCAGGAGCTGTTGCTGGAACAGATAGCCGAGGGGCGCCAGGTTCAGGCCCGCAGCTGGAAG ACGTTAGAACACCTACAGAGTGACCAGATGGGCAAGGTTCATACCTTGGATGTTACCAGGACAGAGGCCCATGGTGCCCAACAAGAAGAGCCTCACCTCCTCAG GAACTCTGTTCATGCCCAGCAATCTAAGCTGCCTTTGGCCACCATCTTTGCCATGTCTCTTTCTTCATCCAGTTCTGAAGTCAGTCTCCCCGACTGTGGCCGTAGCTGGGAACTTTTAAAGAAACTGGATAGGG AACTCCAGAACAACTCCCTTTCTAACCTGGAATCCGTCAGCTCTCAGTTCCATGCCCGGAGTCTTAGGCAAGAGGACCTGTTCCTTCAGGGCCCCGAGATCTTCCAGAGTGACCTGTAA
- the Ccdc163 gene encoding transmembrane protein CCDC163 isoform X10 has product MRCSVQLMKIWPGLSRVCIPSEFPLQPGAQAQQPWALKSPIGERLSCTEAHSSSLWDEVTKLRSQLQAQAQVTEALRHSVQSLLKDREQQIFKISTLEASLKLLQGSPKGRALLEQRLEGLRKELQGLRSQVQELVQTQMKTRPGKFGTTSGFHQELHNDRHQLLWEESEILREELKLLRDQLSQHQELLLEQIAEGRQVQARSWKTLEHLQSDQMGKVHTLDVTRTEAHGAQQEEPHLLRNSVHAQQSKLPLATIFAMSLSSSSSEVSLPDCGRSWELLKKLDRELQNNSLSNLESVSSQFHARSLRQEDLFLQGPEIFQSDL; this is encoded by the exons ATGCGGTGCTCAGTTCAACTGATGAAAATATGGCCCGGATTAAG cagAGTTTGTATCCCCTCCGAGTTTCCTCTACAG CCAGGGGCCCAAGCTCAACAGCCTTGGGCTCTAAAATCTCCCATTGGAGAGAGACTGAGCTGTACTGAAGCCCACAGCTCCTCTCTCTGGGATGAAGTTACAAAACTCCGATCACAGcttcaggctcaggctcag GTGACTGAGGCGCTAAGGCATTCTGTGCAGAGCCTCTTGAAGGATCGGGAGCAACAGATATTCAAGATCAGTACTCTAGAAG CATCACTAAAACTGCTGCAGGGGAGCCCAAAAGGGAGAGCCCTTCTGGAGCAACGCCTGGAAGGGTTGAGAAAAGAACTGCAGGGCCTTCGGAGTCAGGTTCAAGAGTTAGTCCAAACCCAAATGAAAACAAGACCAGGAAAGTTCGGTACTACCAGTGGCTTTCACCAAGAGCTTCACAATGA tagGCACCAACTTTTGTGGGAAGAGTCAGAGATTCTTCGGGAGGAACTGAAGTTGCTTCGAGACCAGCTGA GCCAACATCAGGAGCTGTTGCTGGAACAGATAGCCGAGGGGCGCCAGGTTCAGGCCCGCAGCTGGAAG ACGTTAGAACACCTACAGAGTGACCAGATGGGCAAGGTTCATACCTTGGATGTTACCAGGACAGAGGCCCATGGTGCCCAACAAGAAGAGCCTCACCTCCTCAG GAACTCTGTTCATGCCCAGCAATCTAAGCTGCCTTTGGCCACCATCTTTGCCATGTCTCTTTCTTCATCCAGTTCTGAAGTCAGTCTCCCCGACTGTGGCCGTAGCTGGGAACTTTTAAAGAAACTGGATAGGG AACTCCAGAACAACTCCCTTTCTAACCTGGAATCCGTCAGCTCTCAGTTCCATGCCCGGAGTCTTAGGCAAGAGGACCTGTTCCTTCAGGGCCCCGAGATCTTCCAGAGTGACCTGTAA